One segment of Echeneis naucrates chromosome 15, fEcheNa1.1, whole genome shotgun sequence DNA contains the following:
- the peli1b gene encoding E3 ubiquitin-protein ligase pellino homolog 1b: MYSPEQENISTTSSTKVPVKYGELIVLGYNGSLPNGDRGRRKSRFALCKRPKANGVKPSTVHVACSPQAAKAISNKDQHSISYTLSRAQTVVVEYTHDSNTDMFQIGRSTESPIDFVVTDTVAGSQSNADTQSVQSTISRFACRILCQRTPPYTARIYAAGFDSSKNIFLGEKAAKWKTSDSQMDGLTTNGVLVMHPRNGFTQDSKPGVWREISVCGNVFTLRETRSAQQRGKMVETETQELVDGSLIDLCGATLLWRTAEGLSRTPTLKHLEALRQEINAARPQCPVGFNTLAFPSMRRKDTPDEKQPWVYLQCGHVHGYHNWGNHREEREGREGRHRECPMCRAKGPYVPLWLGCEAGFYVDAAPPTHAFNPCGHVCSEKTAAFWSQIPLPHGTHTFHAACPFCAQQLTGEQGYVRLIFQGPLD, from the exons GTACAATGGCTCTCTGCCCAATGGGGACCGAGGTCGACGTAAAAGCCGTTTTGCACTTTGTAAGAGACCGAAGGCAAACGGGGTGAAACCCAGCACAGTTCATGTTGCCTGCTCCCCACAGGCAGCCAAG GCCATAAGTAACAAAGACCAGCACAGCATCTCATACACTCTGTCTCGAGCCCAGACGGTGGTGGTGGAGTATACCCATGACAGCAATACAGACATGTTCCAG ATTGGTCGATCAACAGAGAGTCCCATAGACTTTGTAGTGACGGACACAGTGGCGGGCAGCCAGAGTAATGCAGACACCCAGTCAGTTCAGAGCACCATCTCCCGCTTCGCCTGCCGTATCTTGTGCCAGCGCACGCCGCCTTACACTGCACGTATCTATGCTGCAGGCTTCGATTCCTCTAAGAACATCTTTCTAGGG GAAAAAGCTGCTAAGTGGAAGACATCTGACAGTCAAATGGATGGGCTAACCACAAATGGCGTGCTTGTGATGCACCCTCGAAATGGCTTCACCCAGGACTCCAAACCTGGAGTGTGGAGGGAGATCTCGGTCTGCGGTAATGTCTTCACCCTGCGAGAAACACGCTCAGCACAGCAGCGGGGAAAGATG GTGGAGACAGAGACTCAGGAGCTGGTCGACGGCTCTCTTATTGACCTTTGTGGTGCGACTCTGCTGTGGCGTACTGCTGAAGGCCTGTCACGCACTCCCACCCTCAAACACCTGGAGGCACTGAGGCAGGAGATCAACGCGGCCCGTCCTCAGTGTCCTGTGGGCTTCAACACGCTTGCTTTCCCCTCAATGCGTCGCAAGGACACACCGGACGAGAAGCAGCCATGGGTCTACCTCCAGTGCGGTCACGTGCACGGCTACCACAACTGGGGCAACCATCGTGAGGAGAGGGAAGGCCGAGAGGGCCGGCACAGAGAGTGTCCCATGTGCCGAGCCAAAGGGCCGTATGTACCGTTGTGGCTGGGCTGCGAAGCAGGGTTTTATGTGGACGCAGCCCCGCCCACTCACGCCTTTAACCCCTGCGGCCATGTTTGCTCGGAGAAGACGGCAGCCTTTTGGAGTCAGATCCCACTGCCACATGGCACACACACCTTCCACGCCGCCTGCCCCTTCTGTGCCCAACAGCTGACTGGTGAGCAGGGCTACGTCAGACTCATCTTCCAGGGGCCCCTGGACTAG
- the ugp2b gene encoding UDP-glucose pyrophosphorylase 2b isoform X2 codes for MAQFQEMMRQQLENSMHTELENLLDTTTGVEREVSKKDVEGFKKLFHRFLQVKGPSVEWIKIQRPPEDSIQPYDKIAARGLPDNVADCLNKLVVVKLNGGLGTSMGCKGPKSLISVRNENTFLDLTVQQIEHLNKTYNTDVPLVLMNSFNTDEDTKKILQKYTHHRVKIHTFNQSRYPRINKDSLLPVATSLHMTGQNAEAWYPPGHGDIYASFYNSHLLDKLIEQGKEYIFVSNIDNLGATVDLHILHHLVSQPNGKRCEFIMEVTDKTRADVKGGTLIQYEGKLRLLEIAQVPKAHVDEFKSVSKFKIFNTNNLWISLAAIKRLQEQNAMDMEIIVNPKTLDGGQNVIQLETAVGAAIKSFDNALGINVPRSRFLPVKTTSDLLLVMSNLYSLDAGCLTMSPKREFPTTPHVKLGSSFTKVQEYLTRFESIPDILELDHLTVSGDVTFGKNVSLKGTVIIIANHGDRIDIPAGSMLENKIVSGNLRILDH; via the exons ATGGCTCAGTTCCAGGAAATGATGCGGCAGCAGCTGGAGAACTCCATGCACACAGAGCTGGAGAATCTGCTGGACACAACGACAGGGGTCGAGAGAGAG GTGTCCAAGAAAGACGTTGAGGGCTTCAAGAAGCTTTTCCATAGATTTCTGCAGGTGAAGGGTCCATCGGTTGAGTGGATCAAGATACAAAGACCTCCAGAAGACTCG atCCAGCCCTATGACAAGATCGCAGCTCGGGGCCTGCCAGACAATGTGGCCGATTGCCTAAACAAATTGGTGGTGGTCAAGCTGAATGGGGGCCTGGGCACTAGCATGGGATGTAAAGGCCCCAAGAGCCTGATCAGTGTCCGCAATGAGAACACCTTCCTGGACCTCACTGTGCAGCAGATAGAG CACCTGAACAAGACTTACAACACTGATGTTCCCCTGGTCCTCATGAATTCCTTCAACACAGATGAGGACACAAAAAAGATCCTGCAGAAGTACACACACCATCGTGTCAAGATACACACTTTTAACCAGAGCAG GTACCCTCGTATCAACAAAGATTCCCTGCTTCCCGTGGCCACAAGTCTACACATGACTGGCCAAAATGCAGAAGCCTGGTACCCTCCTGGCCATGGTGACATCTATGCCAGCTTCTACAACTCACACCTGTTGGACAAGCTTATTGAGCAGGGGAAAGAATACATCTTTGTGTCCAACATCGACAACCTGGGGGCCACGGTGGACCTCCACATCCTGCACCACCTGGTCAGCCAGCCCAACGGCAAGCGCTGCGAGTTCATAATGGAGGTGACAGACAAGACACGTGCTGATGTCAAG GGTGGCACCCTGATCCAGTACGAAGGAAAACTGCGTCTGCTGGAGATCGCCCAGGTGCCAAAGGCCCATGTGGACGAATTCAAGTCAGTTTCAAAGTTCAAGATcttcaacacaaacaacctgTGGATCTCTCTGGCTGCCATCAAGAGGTTGCAGGAACAGAATGCAATGGACATGGAGATCATTGTCAATCCAAAG ACACTTGATGGTGGACAGAACGTCATCCAGCTGGAGACAGCAGTCGGTGCAGCCATCAAAAGCTTTGACAATGCCCTGGGAATAAACGTTCCTCGCAGCCGCTTCTTGCCTGTCAAGACCACATCTGACCTGCTGCTGGTCATGTCCAACCTGTACAGCCTGGATGCCGGCTGTCTCACCATGAGCCCCAAGAGAGAGTTCCCAACCACACCACACGTCAAACTGGGTAGCTCCTTCACCAAG GTTCAGGAGTACCTGACCCGCTTCGAGAGCATCCCCGACATCCTGGAGCTCGACCACCTCACTGTGTCTGGAGACGTCACCTTTGGGAAGAACGTTTCACTCAAG ggcaccgtcatcatcatcgccaACCACGGAGATCGGATCGACATTCCGGCCGGCTCCatgttggaaaacaaaatagTGTCCGGAAACCTTCGCATTCTGGACCACTGA
- the ugp2b gene encoding UDP-glucose pyrophosphorylase 2b isoform X1: MALYMEGLSKGVASRGMAQFQEMMRQQLENSMHTELENLLDTTTGVEREVSKKDVEGFKKLFHRFLQVKGPSVEWIKIQRPPEDSIQPYDKIAARGLPDNVADCLNKLVVVKLNGGLGTSMGCKGPKSLISVRNENTFLDLTVQQIEHLNKTYNTDVPLVLMNSFNTDEDTKKILQKYTHHRVKIHTFNQSRYPRINKDSLLPVATSLHMTGQNAEAWYPPGHGDIYASFYNSHLLDKLIEQGKEYIFVSNIDNLGATVDLHILHHLVSQPNGKRCEFIMEVTDKTRADVKGGTLIQYEGKLRLLEIAQVPKAHVDEFKSVSKFKIFNTNNLWISLAAIKRLQEQNAMDMEIIVNPKTLDGGQNVIQLETAVGAAIKSFDNALGINVPRSRFLPVKTTSDLLLVMSNLYSLDAGCLTMSPKREFPTTPHVKLGSSFTKVQEYLTRFESIPDILELDHLTVSGDVTFGKNVSLKGTVIIIANHGDRIDIPAGSMLENKIVSGNLRILDH; encoded by the exons ATGGCACTTTATATGGAAG GTCTGAGTAAAGGAGTAGCTAGTAGAGGGATGGCTCAGTTCCAGGAAATGATGCGGCAGCAGCTGGAGAACTCCATGCACACAGAGCTGGAGAATCTGCTGGACACAACGACAGGGGTCGAGAGAGAG GTGTCCAAGAAAGACGTTGAGGGCTTCAAGAAGCTTTTCCATAGATTTCTGCAGGTGAAGGGTCCATCGGTTGAGTGGATCAAGATACAAAGACCTCCAGAAGACTCG atCCAGCCCTATGACAAGATCGCAGCTCGGGGCCTGCCAGACAATGTGGCCGATTGCCTAAACAAATTGGTGGTGGTCAAGCTGAATGGGGGCCTGGGCACTAGCATGGGATGTAAAGGCCCCAAGAGCCTGATCAGTGTCCGCAATGAGAACACCTTCCTGGACCTCACTGTGCAGCAGATAGAG CACCTGAACAAGACTTACAACACTGATGTTCCCCTGGTCCTCATGAATTCCTTCAACACAGATGAGGACACAAAAAAGATCCTGCAGAAGTACACACACCATCGTGTCAAGATACACACTTTTAACCAGAGCAG GTACCCTCGTATCAACAAAGATTCCCTGCTTCCCGTGGCCACAAGTCTACACATGACTGGCCAAAATGCAGAAGCCTGGTACCCTCCTGGCCATGGTGACATCTATGCCAGCTTCTACAACTCACACCTGTTGGACAAGCTTATTGAGCAGGGGAAAGAATACATCTTTGTGTCCAACATCGACAACCTGGGGGCCACGGTGGACCTCCACATCCTGCACCACCTGGTCAGCCAGCCCAACGGCAAGCGCTGCGAGTTCATAATGGAGGTGACAGACAAGACACGTGCTGATGTCAAG GGTGGCACCCTGATCCAGTACGAAGGAAAACTGCGTCTGCTGGAGATCGCCCAGGTGCCAAAGGCCCATGTGGACGAATTCAAGTCAGTTTCAAAGTTCAAGATcttcaacacaaacaacctgTGGATCTCTCTGGCTGCCATCAAGAGGTTGCAGGAACAGAATGCAATGGACATGGAGATCATTGTCAATCCAAAG ACACTTGATGGTGGACAGAACGTCATCCAGCTGGAGACAGCAGTCGGTGCAGCCATCAAAAGCTTTGACAATGCCCTGGGAATAAACGTTCCTCGCAGCCGCTTCTTGCCTGTCAAGACCACATCTGACCTGCTGCTGGTCATGTCCAACCTGTACAGCCTGGATGCCGGCTGTCTCACCATGAGCCCCAAGAGAGAGTTCCCAACCACACCACACGTCAAACTGGGTAGCTCCTTCACCAAG GTTCAGGAGTACCTGACCCGCTTCGAGAGCATCCCCGACATCCTGGAGCTCGACCACCTCACTGTGTCTGGAGACGTCACCTTTGGGAAGAACGTTTCACTCAAG ggcaccgtcatcatcatcgccaACCACGGAGATCGGATCGACATTCCGGCCGGCTCCatgttggaaaacaaaatagTGTCCGGAAACCTTCGCATTCTGGACCACTGA
- the mdh1ab gene encoding malate dehydrogenase 1Ab, NAD (soluble) isoform X1 has translation MLPVLEGVVMELQDCALPLLREIVPTDKEEVAFKDLDAAILVGSMPRKEGMERKDLLKANVAIFKSQGTALEKYAKKTVKVLVVGNPANTNCLIAAKSAPSIPKENFSCLTRLDHNRARSQVAMRCGVPATHVRNVIIWGNHSSTQYPDVHHCLVNMSGSDLACFDAVKDDAWLKGDFISTVQQRGAAVIKARKLSSAMSAAKAICDHMRDIWSGTPEGEFISMGVYSSGNSYGVPDDLIYSFPVQIKDKTWKVVDGLAINDFSRSKMDATAAELIEERDTAVTFLGAVIKHSTNPRSTVCETERVGQLL, from the exons ATGTTGCCAGTCTTGGAAGGTGTTGTCATGGAACTGCAGGACTGTGCCCTACCACTTCTGAGAG agaTTGTCCCCACTGACAAGGAGGAAGTGGCCTTCAAAGACCTTGATGCAGCCATCTTGGTGGGGTCCATGCCTAGGAAAGAGGGTATGGAGAGGAAGGACCTGCTCAAAGCCAACGTGGCTATTTTTAAAAGCCAAGGAACTGCACTGGAGAAGTATGCTAAGAAGACCGTAAAG GTTCTAGTCGTGGGAAATCCTGCCAACACCAACTGTCTGATAGCGGCCAAGTCTGCTCCCTCCATCCCTAAAGAGAACTTCTCCTGCCTCACCCGCCTGGACCACAACAGGGCACGCTCTCAG GTGGCAATGCGCTGTGGCGTCCCTGCCACACATGTGAGGAATGTGATCATCTGGGGCAACCACTCGTCCACCCAGTACCCAGATGTGCACCACTGTTTGGTCAACATGTCTGGTAGTGATCTTGCGTGCTTTGATGCAGTCAAGGATGATGCCTGGCTCAAAGGAGATTTCATTTCT ACAGTGCAGCAGAGAGGCGCTGCTGTCATCAAGGCCAGGAAGCTGTCCAGTGCCATGTCTGCAGCCAAAGCAATCTGTGACCACATGAGAGACATCTGGTCAGGCACACCCGAG GGTGAATTCATATCTATGGGTGTTTACTCCTCTGGCAACTCCTATGGAGTCCCAGATGACCTCATCTACTCATTCCCTGTCCAGATCAAG GACAAGACCTGGAAGGTTGTGGATGGTCTGGCCATCAATGATTTTTCCCGGTCAAAGATGGAcgccacagcagcagagctaaTAGAAGAGAGGGACACAGCTGTGACTTTCCTCGGAG CTGTAATAAAGCACTCCACCAACCCCCGCAGTACTGtatgtgagacagagagagtcgGTCAGTTGTTATAG
- the mdh1ab gene encoding malate dehydrogenase 1Ab, NAD (soluble) isoform X2 — MLPVLEGVVMELQDCALPLLREIVPTDKEEVAFKDLDAAILVGSMPRKEGMERKDLLKANVAIFKSQGTALEKYAKKTVKVLVVGNPANTNCLIAAKSAPSIPKENFSCLTRLDHNRARSQVAMRCGVPATHVRNVIIWGNHSSTQYPDVHHCLVNMSGSDLACFDAVKDDAWLKGDFISTVQQRGAAVIKARKLSSAMSAAKAICDHMRDIWSGTPEGEFISMGVYSSGNSYGVPDDLIYSFPVQIKDKTWKVVDGLAINDFSRSKMDATAAELIEERDTAVTFLGV; from the exons ATGTTGCCAGTCTTGGAAGGTGTTGTCATGGAACTGCAGGACTGTGCCCTACCACTTCTGAGAG agaTTGTCCCCACTGACAAGGAGGAAGTGGCCTTCAAAGACCTTGATGCAGCCATCTTGGTGGGGTCCATGCCTAGGAAAGAGGGTATGGAGAGGAAGGACCTGCTCAAAGCCAACGTGGCTATTTTTAAAAGCCAAGGAACTGCACTGGAGAAGTATGCTAAGAAGACCGTAAAG GTTCTAGTCGTGGGAAATCCTGCCAACACCAACTGTCTGATAGCGGCCAAGTCTGCTCCCTCCATCCCTAAAGAGAACTTCTCCTGCCTCACCCGCCTGGACCACAACAGGGCACGCTCTCAG GTGGCAATGCGCTGTGGCGTCCCTGCCACACATGTGAGGAATGTGATCATCTGGGGCAACCACTCGTCCACCCAGTACCCAGATGTGCACCACTGTTTGGTCAACATGTCTGGTAGTGATCTTGCGTGCTTTGATGCAGTCAAGGATGATGCCTGGCTCAAAGGAGATTTCATTTCT ACAGTGCAGCAGAGAGGCGCTGCTGTCATCAAGGCCAGGAAGCTGTCCAGTGCCATGTCTGCAGCCAAAGCAATCTGTGACCACATGAGAGACATCTGGTCAGGCACACCCGAG GGTGAATTCATATCTATGGGTGTTTACTCCTCTGGCAACTCCTATGGAGTCCCAGATGACCTCATCTACTCATTCCCTGTCCAGATCAAG GACAAGACCTGGAAGGTTGTGGATGGTCTGGCCATCAATGATTTTTCCCGGTCAAAGATGGAcgccacagcagcagagctaaTAGAAGAGAGGGACACAGCTGTGACTTTCCTCGGAGTATGA